The nucleotide sequence GTCGAGGCTGAACTGAGGCTCTACCGCAGGAAAATAGCGAGGATAACAAGGGAGCTGGAACACTTAAAGAAGATGAGGGAGACGCAATTGCAGGACGCCAAGAGAATCGGTCTACCAACAGTGGCAATTGCAGGTTACACTAACGCTGGAAAGACCTCAATTTTCAACGCCCTAACTGGGTTGAGGCAGAAAGTCGACAACTCGATGTTCACTACCACGTCTCCTAAGAGGTACTCGATAAAGGTTGACGGCAAAAAGGTACTTCTAGTGGACACGGTGGGCTTTATCAGGGGAATCCCTCCGCAAATCATCGAGGCGTTTTTCGTGACGCTCTCGGAGATCAAGTACGCCAACGGGATACTCCTAGTCATTGACGTATCCCTATCAGACACATTGCTCGTGGACATGATAAGGTCCTCCTTTGCCATACTAAGGGAGATTGGGGTTTCCGGTAAGCCCATAGTGATCGTAGCCAACAAGGTGGACAAGGTTACCTCTTCTAAGGAGGTCGAGGAAAAGCTGGAGCTGATCTCAAAGCTGAGCGAGGAACTCTATAACCCCATAGTTAACGTTATAGTTACCTCGGCCACCAAGTTCTATAACATAGATAAACTGAGGGAGGAGATATTAAGGCTAGTGAGGTAAAAAACATATACGTATTAAGGCTCGGGCACAGACCTTCAAGGGATAAGAGGGTCACCACACACGTTGTCCTCGTTGCGAGGGCGTTCGGAGCCAGGGGTGTGTTTATTGAAGGGGAAGACCCAAAGCTTCTGGATTCAGTAAACAAGGTCAAAGAACTTTGGGGAGGCAGGGACTTCAAGGTTGAATTCACTACGTCGTCGAAGGAACTTGTGCGCTCTTGGAAGGAAAAGGGTGGGAAGGTTGTTCACTTAACTATGTACGGTATTAATATATCTTCTATACCTAGAGAATTAATAGAAGGCTTAGATAACCTATTAATTATTGTAGGAGCAGAAAAGGTCGAAGGTTGGTACTACAAGGAAGCTGACTACAACATAGCCATAGGCAACCAACCGCACTCGGAAGTGGCTGCATTAGCAATTTTTCTAGACAGGGTATATAAGGGGGAAGAGCTAAATGTATTATTTGAGGACTCAAAATTACTGATTATCCCTCAGGAGGCCGGAAAGAAGGTGATAAGGGTTGACAGACGTTGACGGCTTAATTGTAAACCTCGCTAAAGAGCTTTTAGGAGAGGAGGTACTGGACGTCTTACAGTTTCTCCTTAATAAGAAAATCGAGATAACGGACGACGAGATCGCCAACGAGCTCGGAGTAAAAGTAAACGAGGTTAGAAAGAAACTATATGCGCTTGCTGACCAAGGCTTAGTTAGCTACAGGCGTTCTAGGGACAAGGAAACTGGTTGGTACGTATATTACTGGAAGGTGAACAGGGATCAAATAAACGACATCTTACTAAGCAGGAAGAGGGAGATATTAACTAAGCTCAAGACGAGGCTGGAGTACGAGCAGAACAACGACTTCTACATTTGCCCTGAGGATAAGACTAAGTACACGTTTGAGGAAGCCTTCGAGAACGAGTTTAGGTGTCCACGCTGCGGTTCCCAGCTTGAGTACTACGATAGTAAGAAGGTAAGGGAAGTCCTAGAGAGGAAGATAAAAGAACTTGAGGAGCAAATAAACAAGGAGACTAAACTTGGAGCCAATAAGAGTGGTTGACCTCTTTAGCGGTGCAGGGGGCTTTTCGCTTGGTTTCAGAAACCAGGGATTCGAGATATCGTTCGCTATAGATATAGACCACTCAGCGGCAAGGACGTATTCCCTCAACTTTCCTGACACTGTTGTTATAGAAGGAGACGTAAGGGAAATTTCAGGAAGGGATATCCTAGACGTAGTAGGGAAGCCTCCTGAAGTTGTTATAGGCAGTCCGCCTTGTGAGCCCTTCACAGCTGCAAACTCCTTAAGGCTTAACAACCCCATTGATAGGTTATACGTAGACGAAAGGGGAAACCTCACTTTAGAGTTCATAAGGCTTGTGGGAGAACTTAGGCCAAAGGTATTTGTAATGGAAAACGTGCCCTCAATAGTAGAGAC is from Candidatus Aramenus sp. CH1 and encodes:
- the hflX gene encoding GTPase HflX, whose protein sequence is MRAVLFVSDEYKEEALTLAENAGYDVVEVFKLPKDPNSLFYIPQDKVEKLAESEDVETIIVFTLLKPRHFINLGKKLPNKKVIDKLLLLLEIFALHAGSKEAKLQIELAKLRYELPIVKDLYKKTKITEQQGPLGAGVYGVEAELRLYRRKIARITRELEHLKKMRETQLQDAKRIGLPTVAIAGYTNAGKTSIFNALTGLRQKVDNSMFTTTSPKRYSIKVDGKKVLLVDTVGFIRGIPPQIIEAFFVTLSEIKYANGILLVIDVSLSDTLLVDMIRSSFAILREIGVSGKPIVIVANKVDKVTSSKEVEEKLELISKLSEELYNPIVNVIVTSATKFYNIDKLREEILRLVR
- a CDS encoding tRNA methyltransferase is translated as MYVLRLGHRPSRDKRVTTHVVLVARAFGARGVFIEGEDPKLLDSVNKVKELWGGRDFKVEFTTSSKELVRSWKEKGGKVVHLTMYGINISSIPRELIEGLDNLLIIVGAEKVEGWYYKEADYNIAIGNQPHSEVAALAIFLDRVYKGEELNVLFEDSKLLIIPQEAGKKVIRVDRR
- the tfe gene encoding transcription factor E, with amino-acid sequence MTDVDGLIVNLAKELLGEEVLDVLQFLLNKKIEITDDEIANELGVKVNEVRKKLYALADQGLVSYRRSRDKETGWYVYYWKVNRDQINDILLSRKREILTKLKTRLEYEQNNDFYICPEDKTKYTFEEAFENEFRCPRCGSQLEYYDSKKVREVLERKIKELEEQINKETKLGANKSG